One Candidatus Afararchaeum irisae DNA segment encodes these proteins:
- a CDS encoding DNA-directed RNA polymerase subunit A'' yields the protein MSVEPETVESKLDESELPERLHEKVKDAVGKEDVTEEQIDEIIAQTEERYRSTRIDPLEPVGTVSAQSIGEPGTQMSLDADEEVIVRRGGKTEMGRIGEIVDGVFENASETVEVDGHEAVGVTGLEVLSLRDDEKTQWKPVEEVSRHESPDELLHIQLEDGRDIRATKSHSFVTREDNGVVPVAGDELKEGDWIPVVGDFGSSDETDTVRILRYLPDDGYWSTDAAADGGAVTEEQAKNRLDALEDGRLDDGVYPVGGTVSLPRHLPADSETGFFFGAYLAEGYATDSYVSISNIDDGFLDRLRGFAERYDLTTHEYENGEFAEGRDLRLNGKIVADLLRQTCGDETKRVPGFAFGSSDDFARGLLRGYLSGDGSVSDGTVRASSTDEKLIEDIALLLSRFGVHATLGETRDSYTLRVPRSHLGRFAERVGLVGERKEALDEAVATLDEDVPDVVDQIPEFGDALEEVAAGVGAPSREFNSAVKRGRIGRRRLERLVERADESGVDSDSVEDLRSAVESEVVWKRIESVEAVEPTHDYVYDFSVAGLDTFTTSQGVVTHNTMNTFHYAGVAEIDVTQGLPRLIELVDARKEPDTPMMTVYLKDDWATDREKAREVVWDIESTTILSLGDISTNVAEMEVSINLDEEMLDERLLSVDDIADKIESNLGVDVRANGTRVSFGPSSPSYRELLQLIEELREITFKGIEEIDRVVIRKEDVGDREEYVLYTEGSALKDVIQVEGVDETRTRTNNIHEMADVFGIEAARNSLIDEMTSTLEEQGLEVDIRHEMLVADIMTVTGEIRSIGRHGISGAKESVLSRAAFEVTVNQLLDAAVHGEIDDLDGVIENVIVGQPIKLGTGDVDLVMGRPED from the coding sequence ATGTCAGTAGAACCCGAGACAGTCGAGTCAAAGCTCGACGAGAGCGAGCTTCCCGAGAGACTCCATGAGAAAGTCAAGGACGCAGTAGGTAAGGAAGACGTGACCGAGGAACAGATAGACGAGATAATCGCACAGACTGAGGAGAGGTACAGGTCGACGCGTATCGATCCCCTAGAGCCCGTGGGTACCGTGAGTGCTCAGTCTATAGGCGAACCCGGTACACAGATGTCGCTCGACGCCGACGAGGAGGTTATCGTACGCAGAGGCGGTAAGACCGAGATGGGTAGGATAGGTGAGATTGTCGACGGAGTCTTCGAAAACGCGTCTGAGACAGTAGAAGTCGACGGACACGAGGCTGTGGGCGTCACAGGACTCGAAGTTCTGAGTCTACGTGACGACGAGAAAACCCAATGGAAACCCGTCGAGGAGGTCAGCAGACACGAGTCGCCCGACGAGCTCCTACATATTCAGCTTGAGGACGGACGTGATATTAGAGCCACGAAGTCCCACTCCTTCGTCACACGTGAGGACAACGGGGTCGTTCCAGTCGCTGGAGACGAACTCAAAGAGGGTGACTGGATACCTGTAGTCGGTGACTTCGGATCATCCGACGAGACCGATACGGTACGGATCTTAAGATATCTTCCCGACGACGGCTACTGGTCGACAGACGCCGCCGCTGACGGAGGTGCTGTCACCGAGGAACAGGCGAAGAACCGACTCGATGCACTCGAAGACGGTAGACTCGACGATGGAGTCTATCCCGTCGGTGGAACAGTCTCCCTTCCGAGACATCTCCCGGCTGACTCCGAGACGGGCTTCTTCTTCGGAGCCTACTTAGCTGAGGGATATGCCACCGACAGCTACGTCTCGATCTCGAACATCGACGACGGCTTCCTCGACCGTCTCCGTGGGTTTGCGGAGAGGTACGACCTCACAACCCACGAGTACGAAAACGGCGAGTTCGCCGAGGGACGTGATCTGCGTCTCAACGGAAAGATAGTCGCCGATCTCTTGAGACAGACATGTGGCGACGAGACCAAACGAGTCCCCGGGTTCGCGTTTGGCTCCTCAGACGACTTTGCCAGAGGTCTCCTACGCGGATACCTCTCTGGAGACGGAAGCGTGAGCGACGGTACTGTGCGCGCGTCATCGACCGACGAGAAGCTTATCGAGGACATCGCTCTCTTGCTCTCTCGTTTCGGTGTACACGCTACACTCGGTGAGACACGGGACTCGTACACGTTACGTGTTCCACGTAGCCATCTCGGACGTTTCGCCGAGAGAGTGGGTCTTGTCGGCGAACGGAAGGAGGCACTAGACGAAGCAGTAGCTACTCTCGACGAAGATGTCCCAGACGTAGTCGACCAGATACCCGAGTTCGGCGACGCTCTTGAGGAAGTCGCCGCCGGTGTCGGTGCTCCGTCACGTGAGTTCAACAGTGCGGTGAAGAGGGGACGTATAGGCAGGAGACGTCTCGAACGCCTCGTCGAACGTGCCGATGAGAGCGGAGTTGACTCCGACTCAGTCGAGGATCTTCGTTCCGCGGTCGAGTCCGAAGTAGTCTGGAAACGCATAGAATCGGTCGAAGCTGTCGAGCCCACCCACGACTACGTCTATGATTTCTCCGTCGCAGGACTCGACACGTTCACGACGTCACAGGGTGTTGTGACTCACAACACGATGAACACCTTCCATTACGCCGGAGTCGCCGAGATCGATGTCACACAGGGTCTCCCGCGTCTCATAGAGCTCGTCGACGCACGGAAGGAGCCCGACACGCCGATGATGACTGTCTACCTCAAGGACGACTGGGCGACCGACCGAGAGAAGGCGCGTGAGGTCGTCTGGGACATAGAGTCAACGACGATACTCTCGCTCGGCGACATCTCTACCAACGTCGCCGAGATGGAGGTCTCTATAAACTTAGACGAGGAGATGCTCGACGAGCGTCTCCTCTCAGTCGACGACATAGCCGACAAGATAGAGTCTAACCTCGGCGTCGACGTCCGAGCGAACGGAACACGTGTCTCTTTCGGACCGTCGTCTCCGTCGTACCGCGAGCTTCTCCAGCTCATAGAGGAGCTACGTGAGATCACGTTCAAGGGAATCGAGGAGATCGATAGGGTCGTCATACGTAAGGAAGACGTCGGCGACAGGGAGGAGTACGTCCTCTACACCGAGGGAAGTGCACTCAAGGATGTCATACAGGTCGAGGGCGTCGACGAGACACGTACGAGAACCAACAACATACACGAGATGGCTGATGTCTTCGGCATAGAAGCTGCGAGGAACTCCCTCATAGACGAGATGACCTCCACCCTTGAGGAACAGGGTCTCGAAGTCGACATAAGACACGAGATGCTCGTCGCCGACATAATGACTGTCACGGGAGAGATACGTAGCATAGGAAGACACGGAATCTCGGGCGCTAAGGAGAGCGTCCTGTCGCGCGCCGCCTTCGAGGTTACAGTCAACCAGCTTCTCGACGCCGCAGTCCACGGGGAGATCGATGACCTCGACGGAGTCATAGAGAACGTCATCGTCGGACAGCCCATAAAGCTCGGCACGGGAGACGTCGACCTCGTCATGGGACGTCCCGAGGACTAA